In Streptomyces alboniger, the following are encoded in one genomic region:
- a CDS encoding HAD family hydrolase, producing MGTRRGAHIVWDWNGTLLHDIHAVIEATNASFAEIGIEPITLERYRELYCVPIPLFYERLMGRLPSESEWRVMDAVFHRHYWARAEACGLTEGAAQLLAGRRADGRTQSLLSLAPHEHLVPIVRRHGIHEHFVRIDGRTDDSHAGKAERMVRHLAALEGVVAAVERVVVIGDAVDDAVAAAHVGARAVLYTGGSHSRGSLELAGVPVVDTLEEAVVVAERLAA from the coding sequence ATGGGGACGCGGCGCGGGGCGCATATCGTTTGGGATTGGAACGGGACGCTCCTGCATGACATTCATGCGGTGATCGAGGCGACCAACGCCTCCTTCGCGGAGATCGGGATCGAACCGATCACGCTGGAGCGGTACCGGGAGCTGTACTGCGTGCCGATCCCGCTCTTCTACGAGCGGCTGATGGGGCGGCTGCCGAGTGAGAGCGAGTGGCGGGTCATGGACGCCGTCTTCCATCGGCACTACTGGGCTCGGGCCGAGGCCTGCGGGCTCACCGAAGGGGCCGCTCAGCTGCTCGCCGGGCGGCGGGCCGACGGGCGTACGCAGTCGTTGCTGTCTCTCGCTCCGCACGAGCATCTGGTGCCGATCGTGCGGCGGCACGGGATCCACGAGCACTTCGTGCGGATCGACGGGCGCACCGACGATTCGCACGCCGGCAAGGCCGAGCGCATGGTGCGGCACCTCGCCGCGCTGGAGGGTGTCGTCGCCGCCGTCGAGCGGGTCGTCGTGATCGGGGACGCGGTGGACGACGCGGTGGCCGCCGCGCACGTGGGGGCGCGGGCCGTGCTCTACACCGGGGGCTCGCACAGCCGGGGGAGTCTGGAGCTGGCCGGGGTGCCCGTCGTGGACACGCTGGAGGAGGCCGTGGTCGTGGCGGAGCGGCTTGCGGCCTGA
- a CDS encoding DUF6912 family protein: MRVYVPLTLPRLAEAYKAKELGPGPLVAYAVTPALREWYVSDDIEELEYAALNRAAAASLRLVAVDPGAPRRRVVLAADVPDGAAVADPGRGLDQGALGEVRLADGLPLGKVAAVHVDAGDAEADVAAAAAALGAADQGDDDARFVVDGAEDHDLLWFATQEIPGLIGLAGAP; encoded by the coding sequence ATGCGCGTCTACGTTCCTCTGACCCTGCCCCGGCTCGCTGAGGCGTACAAGGCGAAGGAGTTGGGGCCGGGGCCGCTTGTCGCTTACGCCGTCACCCCCGCCCTGCGGGAGTGGTACGTCTCCGATGACATCGAGGAGCTCGAGTACGCGGCGCTGAACCGGGCGGCGGCGGCGTCGCTGCGGCTGGTGGCGGTGGATCCCGGGGCGCCGCGGCGCCGGGTCGTTCTCGCGGCCGACGTGCCGGACGGGGCGGCTGTGGCGGACCCCGGCCGGGGTCTCGACCAGGGGGCGCTCGGCGAGGTGCGGCTCGCCGACGGGCTTCCCCTGGGGAAGGTGGCGGCCGTGCACGTGGACGCGGGGGACGCGGAGGCGGATGTCGCGGCGGCCGCGGCGGCGCTGGGCGCGGCGGATCAGGGCGACGACGACGCGCGGTTCGTGGTGGACGGGGCGGAGGATCATGACCTGCTCTGGTTCGCCACGCAGGAGATTCCTGGGCTGATTGGGCTGGCGGGGGCGCCTTGA
- a CDS encoding Rv3235 family protein translates to MRKVMTRPRPRPSAARPPAGRPPTRKDSRRPADRTPRPVPAKPPPHPTEVFTERLLLVLSGQRPLYWVARHIANTAFDDLARLAERTPLRANGHRPTVHRIGHYQPHPEAYEVFARIATGPRLRALAFRLALGPDRKWRCTAVEMERT, encoded by the coding sequence GTGCGCAAGGTGATGACAAGGCCCCGCCCCCGCCCGTCAGCGGCCCGCCCCCCGGCAGGCCGCCCACCCACCCGCAAAGACTCCCGCCGCCCCGCGGACCGCACTCCCAGGCCCGTCCCGGCCAAACCACCCCCGCACCCCACAGAGGTCTTCACCGAACGCCTCCTGCTGGTCCTCAGCGGCCAACGCCCCCTGTACTGGGTGGCCCGCCACATCGCCAACACCGCCTTCGACGACCTGGCGCGCCTGGCCGAGCGCACCCCCCTCCGCGCGAACGGCCACCGCCCCACGGTCCACCGCATCGGCCACTACCAGCCGCACCCCGAGGCCTACGAGGTCTTCGCCCGCATCGCGACAGGCCCGAGACTGCGCGCACTGGCTTTCCGCCTGGCTCTCGGCCCGGACCGGAAATGGCGCTGCACAGCGGTGGAAATGGAAAGGACCTGA